From Synoicihabitans lomoniglobus, the proteins below share one genomic window:
- a CDS encoding glutaminase, with amino-acid sequence MEDLKQLVEAVHRELGSKLEEGKVADYIPQLAKVPLKKFGIAVATVEGDLVTVGDAEEAFSIQSISKLFTLTMALGRWGERLWARVDREPSGSRFNSIVQLEHEHGKPRNPFINAGAIAVTDAVLSGSQPKEAIGSILRFMRFLAADDDITIDPRVARSEQATGHRNFALAHFMRSFDVIEHPPAEVLGVYFHQCAIAMSCAQLARSGLFLAAEGRNPLTGHRVVSAARARRLNSMMMMCGHYDGAGDFAFRVGLPGKSGVGGGILAIVPGKAAVAVWSPGLDANGNSHVGTAALELLARRAGWSVFG; translated from the coding sequence GTGGAAGATCTCAAGCAACTGGTTGAAGCGGTGCACCGCGAGCTCGGCTCCAAGTTGGAGGAGGGCAAGGTCGCGGACTACATCCCGCAATTGGCCAAAGTGCCGTTGAAAAAATTTGGGATCGCGGTGGCGACGGTGGAGGGCGATCTCGTCACGGTGGGAGATGCCGAGGAAGCGTTCTCCATCCAGAGTATTTCCAAACTCTTCACCCTGACCATGGCATTGGGGCGGTGGGGTGAACGGTTGTGGGCGCGGGTGGATCGGGAGCCCTCGGGGAGTCGCTTCAATTCGATCGTGCAATTGGAGCACGAGCATGGGAAACCCCGCAATCCGTTCATTAATGCGGGCGCGATCGCGGTCACCGATGCGGTCTTGAGCGGCTCCCAGCCCAAAGAAGCGATCGGCTCGATTCTCCGCTTCATGCGTTTCCTGGCAGCCGACGATGACATCACGATTGATCCGCGGGTGGCCCGCTCCGAACAGGCCACGGGTCATCGCAACTTCGCGCTCGCGCATTTCATGCGCTCGTTCGACGTCATCGAGCATCCGCCAGCCGAAGTGCTGGGGGTGTATTTTCATCAATGCGCGATCGCGATGAGTTGCGCGCAACTCGCGCGGTCGGGACTTTTCCTCGCGGCGGAGGGGCGCAACCCGCTCACGGGACATCGCGTGGTGTCGGCTGCCCGGGCGCGGCGGCTCAACTCCATGATGATGATGTGCGGCCACTACGACGGTGCGGGTGACTTCGCGTTTCGCGTGGGCCTGCCGGGCAAGAGCGGCGTGGGCGGCGGCATCCTCGCGATTGTGCCGGGCAAGGCCGCCGTGGCGGTCTGGTCGCCGGGTTTGGACGCCAATGGCAATTCCCATGTCGGCACGGCGGCGTTGGAATTGCTCGCCCGGAGAGCGGGCTGGTCGGTCTTTGGGTAG
- a CDS encoding RNA polymerase sigma factor encodes MPSARPSPASDSASEIDLLNAGFRYAVALVHHRQDAEDIAQEAWLNLHRRYGKVPSRALLFTTVKHLVIDRHRRGKIVSFESGEDLVVPDQSTANAPGVATDIDTLLGELRQNEREALFLHYIEGRTAEEIGRMTAQPRNTVLSLMRRSLQKLRRVISPDAPPASPRTARPSV; translated from the coding sequence TTGCCCTCTGCCCGCCCCAGCCCCGCTTCCGATAGCGCGAGCGAGATCGACCTGCTCAATGCGGGTTTTCGCTACGCGGTCGCCTTGGTGCATCATCGGCAGGACGCCGAGGATATCGCGCAGGAAGCCTGGCTCAATCTGCATCGTCGCTATGGCAAGGTGCCGTCGCGGGCCTTGTTGTTCACCACGGTCAAACACCTGGTCATCGATCGGCATCGCCGCGGTAAAATCGTGTCGTTCGAAAGCGGCGAGGATCTCGTCGTGCCCGATCAAAGCACCGCGAACGCTCCGGGAGTGGCAACCGACATCGACACGTTGCTCGGGGAGCTCCGCCAGAACGAACGCGAGGCCCTGTTCCTGCACTACATCGAAGGTCGCACGGCGGAGGAGATCGGCCGAATGACAGCCCAACCCCGCAACACCGTGCTCAGCCTCATGCGACGAAGTTTGCAAAAACTGCGCCGCGTGATTTCACCGGACGCGCCGCCAGCGAGCCCGCGAACTGCTCGCCCTTCGGTTTGA
- a CDS encoding spondin domain-containing protein: MNSNSLHPSLRFLRPVGALLAICAVLTTTVSAVQVAVTVRSTTPAHGLWFVNPVLTVHDGTYDAFDAGATASAAVESSAEDGNPSGLQTEFGVAQPHGLSAVIAGPVAPGRSYTQVFDLDPAIPAHRYLSYFSMIIPSNDGFFGNDNPTAYPLFDDSGYFIPRSIPVWGAAVWDAGTEVNDEVAANVAFLAQAAPNTGPTEGGTVGIHAGFKAAGLGGILDATSMAPGTPVTFGAADFKANGYQVAEITVSVINGASATPSRFVNLSARGPAGTGDNTKIVGFVVSPGADKPVLVRVAGPSLANFNVAGFLADPSVTVFDADGNAMGSNDNWVAAEVGDAVATVGAFAFDADSADAAVMLTLAPGAYTAHVGNPGTTDGVVLVEFYEVSN; the protein is encoded by the coding sequence ATGAACTCAAATTCACTTCACCCCTCCCTTCGATTCCTCCGCCCCGTCGGCGCACTTCTCGCGATCTGCGCCGTGCTCACCACCACCGTGTCCGCCGTGCAGGTCGCCGTCACCGTGCGCAGCACCACTCCCGCCCACGGCCTGTGGTTCGTAAATCCGGTTCTGACGGTGCACGACGGCACCTACGACGCTTTCGATGCTGGCGCCACCGCTTCGGCCGCCGTCGAATCCTCCGCCGAGGACGGCAATCCGTCGGGCCTGCAAACGGAATTCGGCGTCGCCCAACCTCACGGCCTCTCCGCCGTCATCGCCGGCCCCGTCGCCCCCGGCCGCTCCTACACCCAGGTGTTCGACCTCGATCCCGCAATTCCGGCGCATCGTTACCTGAGTTATTTCTCCATGATCATCCCGAGCAACGACGGCTTCTTCGGCAACGACAACCCCACCGCGTATCCACTATTTGATGACTCGGGCTACTTCATCCCGCGGTCAATTCCCGTGTGGGGAGCCGCCGTCTGGGATGCCGGCACCGAGGTCAACGACGAGGTCGCCGCCAACGTGGCCTTCCTCGCGCAAGCCGCCCCCAATACGGGTCCGACGGAGGGCGGCACCGTCGGCATCCACGCCGGGTTCAAGGCCGCCGGCCTGGGCGGCATTCTCGATGCCACGTCCATGGCGCCCGGGACGCCGGTGACTTTCGGCGCGGCCGACTTCAAGGCCAACGGCTATCAGGTCGCGGAAATCACCGTATCCGTCATCAACGGCGCCTCCGCCACGCCTTCCCGCTTCGTCAACTTGTCCGCCCGTGGCCCGGCCGGCACCGGCGACAACACCAAGATCGTCGGCTTCGTGGTGAGTCCCGGCGCCGACAAGCCGGTGCTGGTGCGCGTCGCCGGCCCGAGCCTGGCCAACTTCAACGTGGCCGGTTTCCTCGCCGACCCCTCGGTCACAGTGTTCGACGCCGACGGCAACGCCATGGGCAGCAACGACAACTGGGTGGCCGCCGAGGTCGGCGATGCGGTTGCGACCGTGGGCGCATTTGCCTTCGATGCCGACAGCGCCGACGCCGCCGTCATGCTGACACTCGCACCGGGAGCCTACACCGCCCACGTGGGTAATCCCGGCACCACCGACGGTGTGGTGCTCGTCGAGTTCTACGAGGTTTCGAACTAA
- a CDS encoding LysR family transcriptional regulator, with protein MELRYLRSFVTVAETLHFGQAAERLKIAQPALSQHIQKLETSLEARLLDRNRHGVALTAVGQVFLREARSILAQVQHARNEVERVKAGGEGTLRLGYVPGPARGALTCALHVMRQKSPAVRVELHEAQTTHILRALLAGEYDAVLAPEFDPPFPRGLDHAEVASQRVLLVMGARHPMAAHDTVPLAELKTADWVSYADTIAPGYRRWINEVCRSAGFRPRIAQQVTASNDLQVAVATLPGVAIVPEGYRELFTDGVVFRPLEPEPDRMGLWLWCRKGDEGSALTAFRAALHETHGRGLKSGDA; from the coding sequence ATGGAACTGCGTTACCTGCGATCGTTTGTCACCGTGGCTGAAACCCTGCACTTCGGGCAGGCGGCGGAGCGGTTGAAAATCGCGCAGCCCGCGCTGAGTCAGCATATCCAAAAACTGGAGACGTCGCTCGAAGCGCGACTGTTGGATCGCAATCGCCACGGCGTGGCGCTCACGGCGGTGGGGCAGGTGTTTCTGCGGGAGGCGCGTTCCATTCTCGCGCAGGTGCAGCACGCGCGCAACGAGGTGGAGCGGGTCAAGGCGGGCGGCGAAGGCACCTTGCGACTCGGTTACGTGCCGGGTCCGGCGCGCGGGGCGTTGACGTGTGCGTTGCATGTCATGCGGCAGAAAAGTCCGGCGGTGCGGGTCGAGCTGCACGAGGCGCAGACCACTCATATTTTGCGGGCGTTGCTGGCGGGCGAGTATGACGCCGTGTTGGCGCCCGAGTTTGATCCGCCTTTCCCGCGGGGATTGGATCACGCAGAGGTGGCGTCGCAGCGCGTGCTTTTGGTGATGGGGGCGCGCCATCCGATGGCGGCGCACGACACGGTGCCTTTGGCGGAGTTGAAGACGGCGGACTGGGTGTCGTATGCCGATACGATTGCGCCCGGTTATCGTCGATGGATCAACGAAGTCTGCCGGTCGGCGGGGTTTCGTCCGCGCATCGCGCAGCAGGTGACCGCCAGCAACGATCTGCAAGTGGCAGTAGCGACTTTGCCGGGCGTGGCCATCGTGCCGGAAGGTTATCGGGAATTGTTCACCGACGGCGTGGTGTTTCGGCCCTTGGAGCCCGAGCCGGATCGCATGGGTCTGTGGCTGTGGTGTCGCAAGGGCGACGAAGGGTCTGCGCTGACGGCCTTTCGCGCGGCGCTGCACGAGACGCACGGGCGTGGTTTGAAGTCGGGCGACGCGTAG
- a CDS encoding YceI family protein: MKSVLLSSLLLSASVLSAAPQAFDFQDPKGVNAARFSLDAPLEAISGSGNGISGEVRFDSAAPADFSGHLTLATASLTVPNGTMKEHLHGANWLDVTTYPEITFVTKSVRDAVTSGTVTKARVTGDLTIKGVTKTLTVPVTLTSLPGKLSDRTGGQMQGDLLVLRTTFSINRSEFGIMPGQATDKVAETIELSLALAGAAAR; this comes from the coding sequence ATGAAATCCGTCCTTCTCTCCTCCCTTCTCCTCAGTGCCTCCGTGCTTTCCGCCGCCCCGCAGGCGTTTGACTTCCAGGATCCGAAAGGCGTCAACGCCGCCCGCTTCAGTCTCGACGCCCCTTTGGAAGCCATTTCCGGCAGCGGCAATGGCATCAGCGGCGAAGTCCGCTTTGACTCGGCCGCCCCGGCTGACTTCTCGGGTCACCTCACCCTCGCGACCGCTTCGCTCACGGTGCCCAACGGCACCATGAAGGAGCACCTGCACGGCGCGAACTGGCTCGATGTCACCACGTATCCGGAAATCACCTTCGTCACCAAATCCGTTCGGGACGCCGTCACCTCGGGCACGGTCACGAAGGCCCGCGTCACCGGGGACCTCACGATCAAAGGCGTCACCAAAACGCTCACCGTGCCGGTGACTTTGACGTCGCTCCCCGGCAAACTCAGCGATCGCACGGGCGGGCAAATGCAGGGCGATCTGCTGGTCCTGCGCACCACCTTCAGCATCAACCGCAGCGAGTTCGGCATCATGCCCGGCCAGGCGACCGACAAGGTGGCCGAAACCATCGAGCTGTCTCTCGCCCTCGCCGGCGCCGCCGCCCGGTAA
- a CDS encoding FMN-dependent NADH-azoreductase gives MKTLLHVSTSPRGERSRSNQVGATYLAQWQAAHPEGRVVTRDLAAEPPSFVNSAWFEGAFTAPEGHSPAARTAMAESDHNIDQLFAADEIVITTPMFNLNLPAVLKAWIDQVVRAGRTFTIDENGYKGLTSDRKVTIIVATGGDFRPGSPAVGYNFLEPYLRGVLGFIGLTSLTFVYAANQSGGEEAATKGVADAKAEAETLAAA, from the coding sequence ATGAAAACACTCCTCCACGTCAGCACAAGTCCCCGCGGCGAACGTTCCCGCAGCAACCAAGTCGGCGCCACCTACCTTGCCCAATGGCAGGCCGCCCATCCCGAGGGCCGCGTGGTCACGCGCGATCTCGCCGCCGAGCCACCGTCCTTTGTGAATTCCGCTTGGTTCGAAGGCGCGTTCACGGCTCCCGAGGGACATTCTCCGGCCGCTCGCACCGCCATGGCCGAGTCCGATCACAACATTGATCAACTGTTCGCGGCCGACGAGATCGTGATCACGACCCCCATGTTCAATCTCAACCTGCCCGCCGTGCTCAAAGCGTGGATCGACCAAGTCGTGCGCGCCGGGCGCACATTCACGATAGACGAAAACGGCTACAAAGGACTCACGTCCGATCGCAAGGTGACGATCATCGTGGCCACCGGGGGCGACTTCCGGCCGGGGTCTCCCGCCGTCGGCTATAACTTTCTCGAGCCCTACCTCCGTGGTGTTCTCGGCTTTATCGGTCTGACCTCGCTGACCTTCGTCTACGCCGCCAACCAATCGGGTGGCGAAGAGGCCGCCACCAAGGGGGTGGCCGACGCCAAAGCCGAGGCCGAAACCCTCGCCGC